The following proteins are encoded in a genomic region of Chthoniobacterales bacterium:
- a CDS encoding site-specific integrase: protein MASITKHPKSKYYSARFTDALGRRVCRSTKQTHHKKAQAVADAWEKAALQARLHELTQAASTKVLGELMEQTMGESLNRQTIADTLSGYVEAARTTLRSPATVKRYEPVVTSFLAALGAGRMSASVASLTAAEIEVWHRSEIEKGKSASTADYGLKVISAALARAKRLGLLLHNPAEAVRTFGHASESRQPFTNAEVAGLLNVASKEWRGMILLAAWAGLRLADAAGLTWANVDLGQKTLTFRPSKTRHKDGQPLVVSMCSELVTALETLPQGIGAAPLFPSLHGRKPGSHGGLSNEFARLMKAAGIDREKGLEKKGKGRQTRAKSFHSLRHTMISRMANADVNADVRKAIAGHSTDSAHRRYTHLSLEAQRQAIEKLPSFTAGQPA, encoded by the coding sequence GTGGCCAGCATCACCAAACATCCGAAGAGCAAATACTATTCCGCACGCTTCACCGACGCCCTCGGAAGACGTGTTTGCCGCAGCACCAAACAGACGCACCACAAGAAGGCGCAGGCGGTCGCCGATGCTTGGGAAAAGGCCGCGCTACAGGCCCGGCTTCACGAACTCACCCAAGCCGCCAGCACGAAGGTGCTCGGCGAATTGATGGAGCAAACGATGGGCGAGAGTCTCAATCGTCAGACCATTGCCGACACGCTCAGCGGATATGTCGAAGCCGCCCGAACAACGCTGCGGTCGCCGGCTACGGTCAAGCGATACGAGCCGGTGGTCACGAGTTTTCTCGCCGCCCTCGGCGCCGGGAGAATGTCGGCAAGCGTGGCAAGCCTGACCGCCGCAGAGATCGAGGTCTGGCACCGCAGCGAGATCGAGAAAGGAAAGAGCGCATCAACTGCCGACTACGGGCTCAAAGTCATTTCCGCGGCACTTGCCCGGGCTAAACGTTTGGGCCTGCTGCTGCACAATCCGGCCGAGGCCGTCCGGACTTTCGGGCATGCCAGCGAGTCGAGGCAGCCCTTCACCAATGCTGAGGTGGCGGGCCTGCTGAATGTCGCGTCTAAGGAATGGCGGGGCATGATTCTCTTGGCCGCTTGGGCCGGCCTGCGTCTGGCCGATGCTGCCGGCCTCACCTGGGCAAACGTGGACCTCGGGCAAAAGACCCTCACCTTCCGGCCGAGCAAGACCAGGCACAAAGACGGACAACCTCTCGTTGTGTCCATGTGCTCGGAGTTGGTCACGGCACTCGAGACTCTCCCTCAGGGGATCGGCGCTGCTCCCCTCTTCCCGAGCCTCCACGGCCGCAAGCCGGGATCGCACGGCGGACTCTCGAACGAATTTGCCCGCTTGATGAAGGCGGCCGGCATCGACCGCGAAAAGGGTCTGGAGAAGAAGGGCAAAGGCCGACAGACCCGGGCAAAAAGTTTCCACTCCCTGCGGCACACCATGATCTCGCGGATGGCCAACGCGGACGTGAATGCCGACGTGCGCAAGGCCATAGCCGGCCACTCGACGGATTCCGCGCACCGACGATACACCCACCTTTCGTTGGAGGCTCAACGCCAGGCGATCGAAAAACTTCCGTCGTTCACTGCCGGTCAACCTGCTTGA